One Nocardioides aromaticivorans genomic window carries:
- a CDS encoding M23 family metallopeptidase yields the protein MRPSWLVVALTSIALTLSSTGPVPADAAEADDPVGVWPLQPEPEVVARFDPPDQPWGEGHRGVDLAGRVGQVVRSALPGRVVFAGRIAGRGVVAVGHGSTRTTYEPVAATVRVGDEVSAGGSIGTLELAGSHCFPRACLHWGWLRGEDYLDPLRLVGAGPVRLLPLWRALPALAVLGARPVDVLAGRPGAAGRW from the coding sequence ATGCGCCCGTCCTGGCTCGTGGTGGCCCTCACCAGCATCGCCCTGACCCTCTCGTCCACCGGCCCCGTCCCCGCCGATGCGGCCGAGGCCGACGACCCCGTCGGGGTGTGGCCGCTGCAGCCCGAGCCCGAGGTCGTCGCGCGCTTCGACCCACCCGACCAGCCGTGGGGCGAGGGCCACCGCGGGGTCGACCTCGCCGGCCGGGTCGGTCAGGTCGTCCGCTCGGCGCTGCCGGGGCGCGTGGTGTTCGCCGGCCGCATCGCGGGGCGCGGGGTGGTCGCGGTCGGCCACGGGAGCACCCGGACGACGTACGAACCGGTGGCAGCGACGGTCCGGGTCGGTGACGAGGTGTCCGCGGGCGGGTCGATCGGCACGCTCGAGCTGGCCGGCTCCCACTGCTTCCCCCGCGCCTGCCTCCACTGGGGCTGGCTGCGTGGCGAGGACTACCTCGACCCGCTGCGCCTGGTCGGGGCCGGTCCGGTGCGCCTGCTGCCGCTGTGGCGGGCGCTGCCGGCGCTCGCGGTGCTCGGTGCTAGGCCCGTGGATGTGCTTGCTGGTAGGCCCGGCGCAGCCGGTCGGTGGTGA
- a CDS encoding tyrosine recombinase XerC, with protein MSAADTEDVLPEWAAGVLASYERHLVAERDLAPHTVTAYLGDIGNLLDHAARLGLEGPDELDLRTLRSWLARQQASGLSRTTLARRATAARVFTGWLARTGRAASDVGSALGSPKPHRTLPDVLRVDEARELIAAAAELADDGSPVGARDVAMLELLYATGMRVGELCALDVDDVDRDRNVVRVFGKGRKERTIPFGHPAAAALDRWVAAGRPRLARPGSGPALFLGARGGRIDQRAVRTLVHRRLADVPGAPDLGPHGLRHTAATHLLEGGADLRSVQELLGHASLATTQRYTHVTTDRLRRAYQQAHPRA; from the coding sequence GTGAGCGCCGCGGACACCGAGGACGTGCTGCCCGAGTGGGCGGCGGGCGTGCTGGCGTCGTACGAGCGGCACCTGGTCGCCGAGCGGGACCTGGCCCCGCACACGGTGACGGCCTACCTCGGCGACATCGGCAACCTGCTCGACCATGCCGCCCGGCTGGGGCTCGAGGGACCCGACGAGCTCGACCTGCGCACGCTGCGCAGCTGGCTCGCGCGCCAGCAGGCGTCCGGGCTGTCGCGGACCACGCTGGCCCGCCGCGCGACCGCTGCACGGGTCTTCACGGGCTGGCTGGCGCGGACCGGCAGGGCGGCGTCGGACGTCGGGTCCGCCCTGGGGTCGCCCAAGCCGCACCGCACGCTGCCCGACGTGCTGCGGGTCGACGAGGCCCGCGAGCTGATCGCCGCTGCCGCCGAGCTCGCCGACGACGGCAGCCCGGTCGGCGCCCGTGACGTGGCGATGCTCGAGCTGCTCTACGCCACCGGCATGCGGGTGGGGGAGCTGTGCGCCCTCGACGTCGACGACGTGGACCGCGACCGCAACGTCGTCCGCGTCTTCGGCAAGGGCCGCAAGGAGCGGACGATCCCGTTCGGGCATCCCGCCGCTGCTGCTCTCGACCGGTGGGTGGCGGCGGGGCGCCCCCGGCTCGCGCGTCCCGGCTCGGGGCCGGCGCTCTTCCTCGGCGCCCGGGGCGGACGGATCGACCAGCGCGCGGTGCGCACGCTGGTGCACCGGCGACTGGCCGACGTCCCCGGAGCGCCCGACTTGGGACCCCACGGACTGCGCCACACCGCGGCGACCCACCTCCTCGAGGGCGGTGCCGACCTCAGGTCCGTCCAGGAGCTGCTCGGCCACGCGTCGCTGGCCACGACCCAGCGCTACACCCACGTCACCACCGACCGGCTGCGCCGGGCCTACCAGCAAGCACATCCACGGGCCTAG
- the dprA gene encoding DNA-processing protein DprA produces MSVSEEERVARATISLVAEPGDLRVLGLSRQFGPAGFLEVLRDHADLRDTFTAAAGRLATVQPERVLASAASRGIRFVVPGDAEWPRQLDDLDAAGALQERGGVPAGLWVRGPQRLDELADAVAVVGSRSSTTYGDEVAGDLAAVVGAAGRPVVSGGAFGVDYAAHRGAVAAGASTVAVLACGVDRAYPAAHRAMLEHLAEHHLVVSEAPPGASPFRIRFLARNRLIAALSRGTVVVEAALRSGALNTANWAERLNRVVMGTPGPLTSVASEGVHQLIRRGGAALVTGGADVLELVGSAGEQLVADARAPEQPRDRLSVRARQVVDAVPVAAPAPSESVALVAGLGVTEVDRILSGLEADGLVELLPTGWRLTERGRR; encoded by the coding sequence ATGAGCGTGAGCGAGGAGGAGCGGGTGGCGAGGGCGACCATCAGCCTGGTCGCCGAGCCGGGCGACCTGCGCGTCCTCGGGCTGAGCCGCCAGTTCGGGCCGGCAGGCTTTCTCGAGGTGCTCCGCGACCACGCCGACCTCCGCGACACCTTCACCGCGGCCGCGGGGCGCCTGGCGACGGTCCAGCCGGAGCGGGTGCTCGCGAGCGCCGCGAGCCGGGGGATCCGGTTCGTGGTCCCGGGCGACGCCGAGTGGCCGCGCCAGCTCGACGACCTCGACGCCGCCGGGGCGCTGCAGGAGCGCGGCGGCGTCCCCGCCGGCCTGTGGGTCAGGGGGCCGCAGCGCCTGGACGAGCTCGCGGACGCGGTCGCGGTCGTGGGGTCGCGGTCGTCGACGACCTATGGCGACGAGGTCGCCGGCGACCTCGCGGCCGTGGTCGGGGCCGCCGGCCGCCCGGTGGTCAGCGGAGGCGCGTTCGGCGTCGACTACGCGGCCCATCGAGGAGCCGTGGCGGCGGGGGCGAGCACGGTGGCGGTGCTGGCCTGCGGCGTCGACCGGGCCTACCCGGCGGCGCACCGGGCGATGCTCGAGCACCTCGCCGAGCACCACCTCGTCGTCTCCGAGGCGCCGCCCGGAGCGTCGCCGTTCCGGATCCGGTTCCTGGCCCGCAACCGGTTGATCGCAGCGCTCTCGCGCGGCACGGTCGTGGTCGAGGCCGCCCTGCGCAGCGGTGCGCTCAACACCGCCAACTGGGCCGAACGGCTCAACCGCGTCGTGATGGGGACGCCCGGCCCGCTGACGAGCGTCGCCTCCGAGGGCGTCCACCAGCTCATCCGCCGCGGTGGCGCCGCCCTCGTCACCGGTGGAGCAGACGTGCTCGAGCTGGTGGGCTCGGCGGGGGAGCAGCTGGTCGCCGACGCCCGGGCGCCCGAGCAGCCTCGCGACCGGCTCAGCGTGCGGGCGCGGCAGGTGGTCGACGCGGTCCCGGTCGCGGCACCGGCTCCGTCGGAGTCCGTCGCACTCGTGGCCGGTCTCGGTGTCACGGAGGTCGACCGCATCCTCAGCGGGCTCGAGGCCGACGGCCTGGTGGAGCTGCTGCCGACCGGGTGGCGACTCACCGAGCGGGGGAGGCGGTGA
- a CDS encoding YifB family Mg chelatase-like AAA ATPase, producing MAFATTHCVALDGARGHLIDVQADVSNGQAGVVVVGRAGAALREGLDRVRMAIVNSDLKWPAAFRTTILLSPADLPKGGTHFDLAMAVSVLAATGQVEHPQVAGTAFIGELTLAGGLRPAVGVLPMVMAAVSRGVRRVVVPEPQVEEARMVPDVVVIGVRSLAQVVAVLVGDLPPDAPPVASASGIHLVQWRGSDRLDDLDLADLRGMLDEKYAAEVAAAGGHALMLSGAKGCGKTSLAERLPTILPDLTTEESLELTALHSLAGALDPAAGMLTRPPFAAPHHDASKVSIIGGGHGRIHPGEISRAHCGVLFLDEFPLFRSDVIEALRQPLESGDITIARRDESITLPAGGMLVVASNPCPCGNYTANNRTNHCTCPEPVRRRYQGRLSGPIADRIDILRHVRPASPASHDPFQPAESSATVRERVAAARERQRLRFAGHGWRLNAQIPSPRLKDTWPLADEARRLIDNETYAGRLGARGAVRVQRLAWTVADLRAVRSGRDVPPGPGEVEVALRLRMGRALDARTVRGAEGAA from the coding sequence ATGGCGTTCGCCACCACGCACTGCGTCGCGCTCGACGGCGCCCGTGGCCACCTGATCGACGTCCAGGCCGACGTGTCGAACGGGCAGGCCGGAGTGGTCGTCGTCGGGCGTGCCGGTGCCGCGCTGCGCGAGGGGCTCGACCGGGTCCGGATGGCGATCGTCAACAGCGACCTGAAGTGGCCGGCCGCGTTCCGCACCACCATCCTGCTCTCGCCCGCGGACCTGCCGAAGGGTGGCACCCACTTCGACCTCGCGATGGCGGTCAGCGTGCTGGCCGCGACGGGACAGGTGGAGCATCCCCAGGTCGCGGGGACGGCGTTCATCGGCGAGCTGACCCTCGCCGGCGGGCTGCGGCCGGCGGTCGGGGTCCTGCCGATGGTCATGGCTGCGGTGAGCCGGGGCGTGCGGCGGGTCGTCGTACCGGAGCCGCAGGTCGAGGAGGCGCGGATGGTGCCCGACGTGGTGGTGATCGGGGTGCGGTCCCTGGCGCAGGTCGTCGCCGTCCTGGTCGGGGACCTGCCGCCGGACGCACCGCCGGTGGCGTCGGCCTCGGGCATCCACCTCGTGCAGTGGCGCGGCTCCGACCGCCTCGACGACCTCGACCTCGCCGACCTCCGCGGGATGCTGGACGAGAAGTACGCCGCCGAGGTTGCTGCGGCGGGCGGCCACGCGCTGATGCTCTCGGGCGCCAAGGGGTGCGGCAAGACCAGCCTCGCCGAGCGGCTGCCGACCATCCTGCCCGACCTGACGACCGAGGAGTCCCTCGAGCTCACCGCGCTGCACTCGCTGGCCGGTGCGCTCGACCCCGCCGCCGGGATGCTCACCCGCCCACCCTTCGCTGCGCCGCACCACGACGCCAGCAAGGTGAGCATCATCGGTGGCGGCCACGGCCGCATCCATCCCGGCGAGATCTCCCGGGCGCACTGCGGGGTCCTCTTCCTCGACGAGTTCCCCCTCTTCCGCTCCGACGTCATCGAGGCGCTGCGCCAGCCCCTGGAGAGCGGTGACATCACGATCGCGCGACGCGACGAGTCGATCACCCTGCCCGCCGGCGGGATGCTCGTGGTGGCGAGCAACCCGTGTCCCTGTGGCAACTACACCGCCAACAACCGCACCAACCACTGCACCTGTCCCGAGCCCGTGCGGCGGCGCTACCAGGGCCGCCTGTCGGGACCGATCGCCGACCGGATCGACATCCTCCGTCACGTGCGCCCCGCCTCGCCGGCGAGCCACGACCCGTTCCAGCCGGCCGAGTCGTCCGCGACGGTGCGGGAGCGCGTCGCGGCCGCGCGCGAGCGCCAGCGCCTCCGGTTCGCGGGTCACGGGTGGCGCCTCAACGCGCAGATCCCGAGCCCCCGGCTCAAGGACACGTGGCCCCTCGCCGACGAGGCCCGGCGGCTGATCGACAACGAGACCTACGCCGGACGCCTGGGCGCACGGGGCGCCGTCCGTGTGCAGCGCCTCGCGTGGACGGTCGCCGACCTGCGGGCGGTCCGCTCGGGTCGCGACGTCCCGCCGGGTCCGGGCGAGGTCGAGGTCGCCCTGCGGCTGCGGATGGGCCGGGCGCTCGACGCCCGCACGGTCCGCGGCGCGGAGGGTGCGGCATGA
- a CDS encoding YraN family protein → MTTTAQARRAIGAYGEGRAARHLADLGMIVLERNWRCDEGEIDIVLREGATLVVCEVKTRTSLVAGSPQEAITDDKLARLKRLGERWAGERGIRPDGIRIDLVAVLVPRRGAPSVEHVVGLL, encoded by the coding sequence ATGACGACGACAGCGCAGGCCCGGCGGGCGATCGGGGCGTACGGCGAGGGACGGGCCGCCCGGCACCTCGCCGATCTCGGGATGATCGTGCTCGAGCGCAACTGGCGGTGCGACGAGGGCGAGATCGACATCGTGCTGCGCGAGGGCGCGACCCTCGTCGTGTGCGAGGTCAAGACGCGCACCAGCCTGGTGGCCGGCAGCCCGCAGGAGGCGATCACCGACGACAAGCTCGCCCGGCTCAAGCGGCTGGGGGAGCGGTGGGCCGGCGAGCGCGGCATCCGCCCCGACGGCATCCGGATCGACCTCGTCGCGGTCCTCGTCCCGCGGCGCGGCGCCCCGTCCGTCGAGCACGTGGTAGGGCTCCTCTGA
- a CDS encoding pilus assembly protein TadG-related protein yields the protein MPSRRRESGERGAAAVIMGVGLTLVLVLIAAFAVDIGMQRTARRDMQALADVVALDLARNLDGRTKSALGATMDAAMAKSLARNRDTIGDLPDLDWDLGTMQDGAFVSGAAGDVPTAVEVTADTSVDFAFGGVTGVASGDAGRRAVAESVESACFRLGSFIASLDSSQGTLLNPLLGGLLSSSLNLSLVSYKGLAAANVSLLDLVEVGGLGVGTVDELLELDNVSVGALFIAAAKVLDSQGKLVEANLLRAIPIGASTPHISIGDILDAAPTDAAALDAQVNVLDLVTGAALVANEGHAINIPNLGITLPGLVSTTTTLTVIESPRTKCGRKGTTNETAQVRLKLTGTIPAKNLNVSILGLANVGVALDQTQVSVDIDLGKAVAQLMAVTCNASGPDSIKVDLASAVVGGINVTASLGAHLNVTVPLLGSGGLLNQILSLLGLGSLLNPPEIKLDTGLTLTASSSGVSTFDKIVTVPLPGGYTTPVGSGSGIILGPTTATTSGTTKMTVVYGLFGTQTKAVLNADPLYSTVLNPILSGVASSLNPLVTALQSALITPLSKLLGLQLGGADVFAVPTPVCNGVRLVG from the coding sequence ATGCCGAGCCGCCGCCGCGAGAGCGGGGAGCGCGGCGCAGCAGCGGTGATCATGGGGGTCGGTCTGACCCTGGTGCTCGTGCTGATCGCGGCCTTCGCGGTCGACATCGGGATGCAGCGCACGGCCCGGCGCGACATGCAGGCCCTCGCCGACGTGGTCGCCCTCGACCTCGCCCGCAACCTGGACGGGCGGACCAAGTCCGCACTCGGGGCGACGATGGATGCGGCGATGGCGAAGAGCCTCGCACGCAACCGGGACACCATCGGCGACCTCCCCGACCTCGACTGGGACCTCGGCACGATGCAGGACGGCGCGTTCGTGTCCGGCGCCGCCGGCGACGTACCCACGGCGGTCGAGGTGACCGCGGACACGAGCGTCGACTTCGCCTTCGGCGGGGTCACCGGCGTCGCCAGCGGTGACGCGGGGCGCCGGGCAGTGGCGGAGTCGGTCGAGTCGGCCTGCTTCCGTCTGGGGTCGTTCATCGCCTCCCTCGACAGCAGCCAGGGGACCCTGCTGAACCCGCTGCTCGGGGGGCTCCTCAGCAGCAGCCTCAACCTCAGCCTGGTCAGCTACAAGGGCCTGGCCGCCGCCAATGTGTCACTCCTCGACCTCGTCGAGGTCGGCGGCCTGGGAGTGGGCACCGTCGACGAGCTCCTGGAGCTCGACAACGTCTCGGTCGGAGCGCTCTTCATCGCCGCGGCGAAGGTGCTCGACTCCCAGGGCAAGCTGGTGGAGGCCAACCTCCTGCGCGCCATCCCCATCGGTGCCAGCACACCCCACATCAGCATCGGCGACATCCTCGACGCCGCGCCGACCGACGCGGCCGCCCTCGACGCGCAGGTCAACGTCCTGGACCTGGTCACGGGCGCGGCCCTGGTGGCCAACGAGGGTCACGCGATCAACATCCCCAACCTCGGGATCACGCTGCCCGGGCTCGTCAGCACGACCACCACGCTCACCGTCATCGAGTCGCCGCGGACGAAGTGCGGGCGCAAGGGCACCACGAACGAGACGGCCCAGGTCCGGCTCAAGCTGACCGGGACGATCCCGGCCAAGAACCTCAACGTCTCCATCCTCGGCCTCGCGAACGTCGGCGTCGCGCTGGACCAGACGCAGGTCAGCGTCGACATCGACCTCGGCAAGGCGGTCGCGCAGCTCATGGCCGTGACCTGCAACGCCTCGGGACCGGACTCGATCAAGGTCGACCTCGCCTCAGCCGTCGTCGGCGGCATCAACGTGACCGCGTCCCTGGGTGCCCACCTCAACGTGACCGTGCCGCTGCTGGGTAGCGGCGGGCTGCTGAACCAGATCCTCAGCCTGCTCGGCCTCGGCAGCCTGCTGAACCCACCCGAGATCAAGCTCGACACGGGGCTGACCCTCACGGCCAGCTCGTCCGGTGTGAGCACCTTCGACAAGATCGTCACCGTCCCCCTGCCGGGTGGCTACACGACTCCGGTCGGGAGCGGGAGCGGGATCATCCTCGGCCCGACGACGGCCACGACGTCGGGAACCACGAAGATGACGGTGGTCTACGGGCTGTTCGGCACCCAGACCAAGGCGGTCCTCAACGCGGACCCGCTCTACAGCACCGTGCTCAACCCCATCCTGTCGGGCGTCGCCTCCTCGTTGAACCCGCTGGTGACGGCCCTCCAGTCCGCGCTGATCACGCCGCTGTCGAAGTTGCTCGGCCTGCAGCTCGGCGGCGCCGACGTCTTCGCGGTGCCGACGCCGGTCTGCAACGGAGTACGGCTCGTCGGGTGA
- a CDS encoding TadE/TadG family type IV pilus assembly protein, giving the protein MGRCVLWGRARERSGERRSERGAAAVEFALIMPILLLLVFGIISYGYMLSFRQAISQAAAEGARAAAVAQVAADRDGNALDAVNEALDSYGVTCSGVAGNLRRNDENVGTCSITIAACANDASVQCATVSLDYAYDDHPLLPVPGVGIVLPDNLGYSAVARVS; this is encoded by the coding sequence ATGGGGCGTTGTGTGCTGTGGGGGCGCGCTCGAGAACGTTCGGGTGAGCGTCGGTCCGAGCGCGGGGCAGCCGCTGTCGAGTTCGCGCTGATCATGCCGATCCTGCTGCTCCTCGTCTTCGGCATCATCAGCTACGGCTACATGCTGAGCTTCCGTCAGGCGATCAGCCAGGCGGCCGCCGAGGGCGCCCGGGCCGCCGCCGTGGCCCAGGTCGCGGCGGATCGGGACGGCAACGCCCTCGACGCGGTCAACGAGGCCCTCGACAGCTACGGCGTGACCTGCTCCGGCGTCGCCGGCAACCTGCGGCGCAACGACGAGAACGTCGGGACCTGCTCGATCACGATCGCCGCCTGCGCCAACGACGCCAGCGTCCAGTGCGCCACCGTGAGCCTCGACTACGCGTACGACGACCATCCGCTCCTGCCCGTCCCGGGCGTGGGGATCGTGCTTCCCGACAACCTGGGCTACTCCGCCGTCGCGAGGGTCAGCTGA